CGAGCAATTGAAACCCAATCAGTTTACAAGCCTTACAAAACAAACATTCGAACAGATTCATCAAACTCTAGAAAATCTAGCCCCTTCTCGGCGGCAAAAACGTTGGAATAGTCTAGGAACAGCCTGGAAATTTATAGCCGGAAGTCCGGACGCAAACgacttgaaaattttaaactcCTCAGTTAATGATCTTATCTCCAATAATAATCAACAAGTTAGAATAAATAGAGCACTTAATTTACAATTGAAAGAACTGGTATTCAAAACTAAAGACGCAATAGAACTGTCGAATTCAAAATCATTAGAAATATATTCAATGAACATTTTActcaatttgaaatatttagcaGAAAAACTAGAACAGATAGTTGATAGCATATCGTTAGCAAAAGCAGGAATCCTTAATGAGAAAATACTTAGTCAagatgaaattgaaattttatatcacgatgtattcaaacaaaatattaCGGTTCATAATGCAGTGGAAGCCCTCAACTTTGCAGACACAACGATCGCAACGAACGGCAAGGAATTGACTCTCCTGATAAAAACCCCCATCTTAGATAAAAGGATATTCAATAAGATTCATGTTTTCCCTGTTACTAACAATCACAAGCAAATTCATCTGACAAACAGAAATTATTTAACTCACGAAACCGGCAACTATATGGTCAATAcactacaaccaacaatatacaAAACCTACGAAGTAGTATTCGACAACTCAAGATGCATACCAAATCTACTTTTTGGGAACCAAGCAACCTGTAACTACACCATGAATCCGCCAGAGGATCAAATCACCATAATCAATGACGAAAATATCATCTTAAACTCGGATAAAAACATTTCCTTCACTTCAACCTGCGGACTCAAAAATCGTACATTTACCGGAACATTTTTAATTACGTTCCACGATTGCGaaatcaacatcaacaacatATCCTATTCTAACGAAATACAGAACATGGTTGGAAGCCCAATCCAACTACCATTGGATGGAATTACAATACAAAAGCAACTTACAATAGCAAACCTAAGCTTGGAACATTTA
The Toxorhynchites rutilus septentrionalis strain SRP chromosome 2, ASM2978413v1, whole genome shotgun sequence genome window above contains:
- the LOC129764179 gene encoding uncharacterized protein LOC129764179 — its product is MFLKIVITEKIDVKRIDHLPIIAFNLGTARIQQTSHYYMHHFNVTSLKTHVEILKIQFEQLKPNQFTSLTKQTFEQIHQTLENLAPSRRQKRWNSLGTAWKFIAGSPDANDLKILNSSVNDLISNNNQQVRINRALNLQLKELVFKTKDAIELSNSKSLEIYSMNILLNLKYLAEKLEQIVDSISLAKAGILNEKILSQDEIEILYHDVFKQNITVHNAVEALNFADTTIATNGKELTLLIKTPILDKRIFNKIHVFPVTNNHKQIHLTNRNYLTHETGNYMVNTLQPTIYKTYEVVFDNSRCIPNLLFGNQATCNYTMNPPEDQITIINDENIILNSDKNISFTSTCGLKNRTFTGTFLITFHDCEININNISYSNEIQNMVGSPIQLPLDGITIQKQLTIANLSLEHLHHLHLEMRKEMEYIRLNNTSIEWPAWSIMGGIISFPCMIIGIVILLKIFSHRSATVKIKQIPSTTPTQEPLKDIQPNLRPMTIRDVIRTEPHL